In the Mycolicibacter sp. MU0102 genome, one interval contains:
- a CDS encoding thioredoxin family protein: MSIVAIFAALVFAGAIGWWLNRRAGVLRQLPDSGTGDDAAAASDAAFLGLEPGRPAVVHFSAPWCGPCAGVRRVVEKVCDDLGGVAHHEIDIDANPDAARRFSVLSLPTTVIFDADGRQRYRAAGVPTSADLRSALEPLLA; this comes from the coding sequence ATGAGCATCGTCGCGATCTTCGCCGCCCTGGTCTTCGCTGGAGCGATCGGATGGTGGCTGAACCGACGGGCCGGTGTGTTGCGACAGCTGCCCGACTCCGGGACTGGCGACGACGCCGCCGCCGCGTCCGATGCCGCGTTCTTGGGGCTGGAACCGGGACGCCCGGCAGTGGTGCATTTCTCGGCGCCGTGGTGCGGACCGTGCGCCGGTGTGCGCCGGGTGGTGGAGAAGGTCTGCGATGACCTCGGGGGTGTCGCCCACCATGAAATCGACATCGATGCCAACCCCGATGCGGCGCGCAGGTTCTCGGTGCTGTCGCTGCCGACCACCGTGATCTTCGACGCCGACGGGCGCCAGCGCTACCGTGCCGCCGGCGTCCCGACGTCGGCGGACCTGCGTTCTGCGCTGGAACCTCTGTTGGCTTGA
- a CDS encoding putative leader peptide, protein MLTKRRTVDLCRTAGCCCCRCR, encoded by the coding sequence GTGCTCACCAAGCGCCGCACAGTCGACCTGTGCCGCACCGCGGGCTGCTGTTGTTGTCGTTGTCGCTGA
- a CDS encoding DUF4395 domain-containing protein, producing MSNTYTTQTQQVDVRGPRFAAWITTAVLVAVLLIAGFSPVGAATLLAAQAVVFAIGATLGPRRHPYGLLFARLVAPRLGPVTEREPVAPLRFAQLVGLVFAVIGVAGFALAPAVGLIATAFALAAAFLNAAFGICLGCQLYPLVVRLRPNTA from the coding sequence ATGTCGAACACCTACACCACCCAAACCCAACAGGTAGACGTCCGGGGCCCCCGGTTCGCCGCCTGGATCACCACCGCCGTACTGGTGGCCGTCCTTCTCATCGCCGGGTTCAGCCCGGTCGGTGCGGCCACCTTGCTGGCCGCCCAAGCCGTCGTCTTCGCTATCGGCGCAACCTTGGGCCCCCGCCGCCACCCCTACGGATTGCTGTTCGCGCGGCTGGTGGCACCGCGGCTGGGGCCGGTCACCGAGCGTGAGCCGGTGGCGCCGCTGCGCTTCGCCCAGCTCGTCGGCCTGGTGTTCGCCGTGATCGGGGTCGCCGGGTTCGCTTTGGCCCCGGCAGTCGGCCTGATCGCGACGGCCTTTGCACTGGCGGCGGCCTTCCTCAACGCCGCCTTCGGCATCTGTCTGGGCTGCCAGCTCTACCCGCTCGTCGTACGCCTGCGGCCGAACACCGCGTAA
- a CDS encoding sulfurtransferase has product MARSDVLVSTDWAESNLDAPNTVFIEVDEDTSVYDINHIPGAIRLDWRKDLQDPVRRDVIDEAAFSKLLSERGVANDDTVILYGGNNNWFAAFAYWYFKLYGHQSVKLLDGGRKKWELGGRPLSSETVTRPATSYTAKPLDESLRARRDEVVAAINTKNLVDVRSPEEFSGKILAPAHLPQEQSQQRGHVPSAINVPWSRAANEDGTFKSDEELAKLYADAGLDGQKETIAYCRIGERSSHTWFVLRELLGHRNVKNYDGSWMEYGSLVGAPIELGS; this is encoded by the coding sequence ATGGCACGCTCTGACGTCCTGGTCTCCACCGACTGGGCTGAGAGCAATCTCGACGCGCCCAACACGGTGTTCATCGAAGTCGACGAAGACACCAGCGTCTACGACATCAATCACATCCCGGGCGCAATCCGGCTGGACTGGCGCAAGGACCTGCAGGACCCGGTACGCCGCGACGTCATCGACGAGGCCGCGTTCTCCAAGCTGCTCTCCGAACGCGGTGTCGCCAACGACGACACCGTGATCCTCTATGGGGGCAACAACAACTGGTTCGCCGCCTTCGCCTACTGGTACTTCAAGCTCTACGGACACCAGTCCGTCAAGCTGCTCGACGGCGGCCGCAAGAAGTGGGAGCTCGGCGGGCGTCCGCTGTCGAGCGAAACCGTCACTCGACCCGCCACGTCCTACACCGCCAAGCCGCTGGACGAATCCTTGCGGGCCCGCCGCGACGAGGTGGTCGCGGCGATCAACACCAAGAACCTCGTCGACGTGCGCTCCCCCGAGGAGTTCTCCGGCAAGATCCTGGCTCCGGCGCACCTGCCTCAGGAGCAGAGCCAGCAGCGCGGCCACGTCCCGAGTGCGATCAACGTGCCGTGGAGTCGTGCCGCCAACGAGGACGGCACCTTCAAGTCCGATGAGGAGCTGGCCAAGCTGTACGCCGACGCCGGCCTGGATGGTCAGAAGGAGACCATCGCCTATTGCCGTATCGGTGAGCGCTCGTCGCACACCTGGTTCGTGCTGCGTGAGCTGCTCGGACATCGCAACGTCAAGAACTACGACGGTAGTTGGATGGAATACGGCTCCCTGGTGGGCGCCCCGATCGAATTGGGAAGCTGA
- a CDS encoding DUF1416 domain-containing protein — translation MCSGPKQGLALPANVDLEKETVITGRVVDSSGASVGGAFVRLLDSSDEFTAEVVASATGDFRFFAAPGAWRVRALSSAGNGDAVVTPSGAGIHEVDIKVA, via the coding sequence ATGTGCTCTGGACCCAAGCAAGGGCTCGCCCTGCCTGCCAACGTCGACCTGGAGAAGGAGACGGTGATCACCGGCCGCGTGGTGGACAGCTCCGGTGCGTCCGTCGGCGGTGCCTTCGTCCGACTGCTGGACTCCTCGGACGAGTTCACCGCTGAGGTCGTGGCCTCGGCCACCGGTGACTTCCGGTTCTTCGCCGCGCCCGGCGCCTGGAGGGTGCGCGCCCTGTCCTCGGCCGGTAACGGCGACGCCGTGGTGACCCCCTCCGGGGCGGGCATCCACGAGGTCGACATCAAAGTCGCCTGA
- a CDS encoding FABP family protein: MTASDGGTPDAGERQVDRGSGDRAVAAAAERAKQTAARNIPVFDDLPFTDTANLREGANLHDALLALLPLVGVWRGEGVGHGTQGDYRFGQQIVVSHDGGDYLNWEARSWRLSDDESSQPALRETGFWRFVDDPDDPDESQAIELLLAHSTGYVELFYGRPHGPASWELVTDALARSKSGALIGGAKRLYGIVEDGDLAYVEERVNADGELVPHLSARLSRFIG; this comes from the coding sequence GTGACTGCCTCCGACGGGGGTACGCCGGATGCCGGCGAGCGCCAGGTCGACCGGGGTTCCGGCGACCGCGCGGTAGCTGCCGCCGCTGAGCGTGCCAAGCAGACGGCGGCACGCAACATTCCGGTCTTTGACGACCTGCCGTTCACCGATACCGCCAACCTGCGTGAAGGTGCGAACCTGCACGACGCCCTGTTGGCGCTGCTGCCGTTGGTCGGGGTATGGCGTGGTGAAGGCGTGGGCCACGGTACGCAGGGCGACTACCGGTTCGGTCAGCAGATCGTGGTGTCCCACGACGGCGGCGACTACCTGAACTGGGAAGCGCGGTCCTGGCGGCTGTCCGACGACGAGTCCAGCCAACCGGCCCTACGCGAAACCGGCTTCTGGCGGTTCGTGGACGATCCGGACGACCCCGACGAGTCGCAGGCCATCGAACTGTTGCTGGCGCACTCCACCGGCTATGTGGAGCTGTTCTACGGGCGCCCGCACGGCCCGGCCTCCTGGGAGCTGGTCACCGATGCGCTGGCCCGCAGCAAATCGGGGGCCCTGATCGGCGGGGCCAAGCGGCTGTACGGGATCGTCGAGGACGGCGATCTGGCCTACGTCGAAGAGCGGGTGAACGCCGACGGCGAACTGGTGCCGCACCTGTCGGCGCGGTTGTCCCGCTTCATCGGCTGA
- a CDS encoding aminodeoxychorismate lyase: protein MAPEADVEDSVVTIVTVGSGLAAAGSPLLHADDLAALRGDGVFETLLVRDGAACLLDAHLARLARSAELMDLPAPNLDDWRRAVDEAVQQWAGTGEGALRMIYSRGRETGSAPTAYVMLTPLPERIAAARREGVAVITLDRGLSAQGLELPWLLAGAKTLSYAVNMAALRYAAKQGADDVIFISSDGYVLEGPRSTVVLVEPGRLITPPLSHPILRGTTQEALFDVARAAGYECEYAPLRPADLAAAQDLWLVSSITLAARVHTLDGRALQPRVSEQEFAGLVDTAIGH, encoded by the coding sequence ATGGCACCGGAGGCCGATGTGGAAGACAGCGTCGTGACGATCGTCACCGTGGGCAGTGGGCTTGCCGCAGCCGGCTCGCCGCTATTGCACGCCGACGATCTGGCGGCGCTGCGCGGAGATGGGGTTTTCGAGACGCTGCTGGTGCGCGACGGCGCCGCCTGCCTGCTCGATGCTCACCTGGCGCGGCTGGCGCGCTCCGCCGAGCTGATGGACCTGCCGGCCCCTAACCTGGACGACTGGCGCCGCGCCGTCGACGAGGCGGTGCAGCAGTGGGCCGGAACGGGCGAGGGCGCGCTGCGAATGATCTACAGCCGGGGCCGAGAAACCGGTTCGGCACCAACCGCTTACGTGATGTTGACCCCGCTGCCGGAACGCATCGCGGCGGCCCGCCGTGAGGGCGTGGCGGTGATCACCTTGGACCGTGGTCTGTCGGCGCAGGGGCTGGAGCTGCCGTGGCTGCTGGCCGGCGCCAAGACGCTGTCCTATGCGGTGAACATGGCGGCGCTGCGGTACGCCGCGAAACAGGGCGCCGACGACGTCATCTTCATCAGTTCCGACGGCTACGTCTTGGAGGGGCCGCGCTCGACGGTGGTGCTGGTGGAACCCGGACGCCTCATTACCCCGCCGCTGTCGCACCCGATCTTGCGCGGTACCACCCAGGAGGCACTGTTCGACGTGGCTCGCGCCGCGGGCTACGAATGCGAATACGCCCCGCTGCGGCCGGCGGATCTCGCTGCGGCGCAAGATCTCTGGCTGGTGTCCAGCATCACCTTGGCTGCGCGGGTGCACACCTTGGACGGCCGGGCGCTGCAACCGCGGGTGTCCGAGCAGGAATTCGCTGGACTGGTCGACACCGCAATCGGCCACTGA
- a CDS encoding YgfZ/GcvT domain-containing protein has protein sequence MSAVPAPDSGPDAGAIWHYGDPFGEQRSAETAAVLVDRSHRAVLALSGADRKTWLHSLSTQHVADLPDGASTENLTLDAKGHIQNHWIQTEHSERTFLDTEPWRGAPLIEHLRKMVFWADVAIEPADFAVLSLLGPGGDAPAVLEALGLAAPLGATAVPVGDAGGFVRRTPGRDALELLVPRAEKSEWQRRLTGAGVRPAGIWAYEADRVATRRPRLGVDTDERTIPHELNWIGGPGIGAVHLDKGCYSGQETVARVHNLGKPPRMLVLLHLDGSVDRPSTGDPVTSGGRSVGRLGTVVDHFELGPIALALLKRGLPADTPLLTGADSEVSAVIDPESMPAPDVRGAGRLAVDRLRGRL, from the coding sequence GTGTCCGCCGTCCCCGCACCTGATTCCGGCCCCGACGCGGGCGCCATCTGGCATTACGGCGACCCGTTCGGCGAACAGCGCAGCGCTGAAACCGCGGCCGTGTTGGTCGATCGCTCCCACCGGGCGGTGCTCGCGCTGAGCGGCGCGGACCGCAAGACGTGGCTGCACAGCCTGTCCACCCAGCACGTCGCCGATCTTCCTGACGGCGCCAGCACCGAGAACCTGACCTTGGACGCCAAGGGCCACATCCAGAATCACTGGATCCAGACCGAACACAGCGAACGGACCTTCCTCGACACCGAGCCGTGGCGGGGCGCGCCCCTGATCGAACACCTGCGCAAGATGGTGTTCTGGGCCGACGTTGCCATCGAGCCGGCGGACTTTGCGGTGCTGTCGCTGCTGGGTCCCGGCGGGGATGCCCCGGCCGTCCTCGAGGCGTTGGGGTTGGCCGCACCGCTCGGGGCGACGGCGGTGCCGGTCGGAGATGCCGGGGGTTTCGTCCGGCGAACGCCCGGCCGCGACGCGCTGGAACTGCTGGTGCCGCGCGCCGAGAAGAGCGAGTGGCAGCGCCGGCTGACCGGGGCCGGGGTGCGGCCCGCGGGAATATGGGCCTACGAAGCCGACCGGGTGGCCACGCGGCGCCCACGGTTGGGCGTGGACACCGACGAGCGCACCATCCCGCACGAGCTGAACTGGATCGGTGGCCCCGGCATCGGCGCGGTGCACCTGGACAAGGGCTGCTATAGCGGGCAGGAGACCGTAGCTCGGGTGCATAACCTGGGCAAACCGCCGCGGATGCTGGTGCTGCTGCACCTGGATGGCTCGGTGGACCGGCCCTCAACCGGAGATCCGGTGACCTCAGGCGGGCGCTCGGTGGGCCGGCTGGGCACGGTGGTGGACCATTTCGAACTGGGCCCGATCGCGCTGGCGCTGCTCAAACGCGGGCTCCCGGCCGACACCCCGCTGCTGACCGGTGCCGACTCCGAGGTCAGCGCGGTGATCGACCCCGAATCGATGCCGGCGCCGGATGTGCGTGGCGCGGGGCGGCTTGCGGTTGACCGGCTACGGGGCCGACTTTGA
- a CDS encoding DUF3073 domain-containing protein — protein MGRGRAKAKQTKVARDLKYSSPSTDFSRLQRELAGSEVNDSEGDDSWNGDDDWRR, from the coding sequence ATGGGCCGCGGCCGGGCTAAGGCGAAACAGACCAAGGTTGCTCGGGATCTGAAATACAGCTCACCGTCGACCGATTTCAGTCGGCTTCAGCGGGAGCTGGCCGGGTCTGAGGTCAACGACTCCGAGGGCGACGACTCCTGGAACGGCGACGACGACTGGCGCCGCTGA
- the purM gene encoding phosphoribosylformylglycinamidine cyclo-ligase yields the protein MTSAESSSQGVTYASAGVDIDAGDRAVELFKPLAAKATRPEVRGGLGGFAGLFALRNDYREPLLASSTDGVGTKLAIAQALDKHDTVGIDLVAMVVDDLVVCGAEPLFLQDYIAVGRTVPERVAAIVSGIAEGCVQAGCALLGGETAEHPGLMEPDHYDISATGVGVVEADDVLGPDRVRPGDVLIAMGSSGLHSNGYSLARAVLLDIDRMNLAGHVEEFGRTLGEELLEPTRIYAKDCLALAAETQVRTFCHVTGGGLGGNLARVIPDGLIAEVDRGTWTPAPVFAMIAQRGRVSRAEMEKTFNLGVGMVAVVAPEDTDRALAILTARHVDCWPLGTVAKPGKNAEPGDGAKLVGEHPRF from the coding sequence ATGACCTCAGCAGAATCAAGCTCCCAGGGCGTTACCTACGCATCGGCCGGAGTGGACATCGACGCCGGTGACCGGGCCGTCGAATTGTTCAAACCGTTGGCCGCCAAGGCCACCAGGCCGGAGGTGCGGGGTGGCCTCGGCGGCTTCGCCGGCCTGTTCGCCCTGCGCAACGACTACCGTGAGCCGCTGTTGGCGTCCTCCACCGACGGTGTGGGCACCAAGCTGGCGATCGCCCAGGCGCTGGACAAGCACGACACCGTCGGCATCGATCTGGTGGCCATGGTCGTCGACGACCTGGTGGTCTGCGGCGCCGAGCCGCTGTTCCTGCAGGACTACATCGCCGTCGGCCGCACCGTGCCCGAACGCGTCGCTGCGATCGTCTCCGGCATCGCCGAGGGGTGTGTGCAGGCCGGCTGCGCGCTGCTGGGCGGGGAGACCGCCGAGCACCCCGGCCTGATGGAACCCGATCACTACGACATCTCCGCGACCGGTGTCGGCGTGGTTGAGGCCGACGACGTGCTGGGCCCCGACCGGGTCCGCCCCGGTGACGTGCTGATCGCGATGGGCTCCTCGGGCCTGCACTCCAACGGCTACTCGTTGGCGCGGGCGGTGCTGCTGGACATCGACCGGATGAACCTGGCCGGCCACGTCGAGGAATTCGGCCGCACCCTCGGTGAGGAACTGCTGGAACCGACTCGCATCTACGCCAAGGACTGCCTGGCGCTGGCCGCCGAGACTCAGGTGCGGACGTTCTGCCACGTGACCGGTGGCGGCTTGGGCGGCAACCTGGCGCGGGTCATCCCAGATGGGCTGATCGCCGAGGTGGACCGTGGTACCTGGACTCCCGCTCCGGTGTTCGCGATGATCGCCCAGCGTGGACGGGTGAGCCGCGCGGAGATGGAGAAGACGTTCAACCTGGGTGTCGGAATGGTTGCCGTCGTCGCGCCGGAGGACACCGACCGCGCGCTGGCAATCCTGACTGCCCGCCACGTCGACTGCTGGCCGCTCGGCACAGTTGCCAAGCCGGGGAAGAACGCCGAACCGGGAGACGGGGCCAAGCTGGTCGGGGAACACCCGAGGTTCTAG
- a CDS encoding acyl-CoA dehydrogenase family protein, with protein MNDITVEAFAASARDWLAANMPRLDPQRPPRNGRDDDGAWQRARELQRRLHDGGFAGICFPREYGGLGLDLSYQKAFDAVSAGYEMPLILNVPTFTICCATLLDTGSEEQKRRHISAALRGDEVLVQLLSEPSGGSDLAGLITRAERDGDDWVVSGAKTWSTSAFAADFGLLLARTDSTVPKHDGLTMFLVPIDAPGVTLRRIEQVDGSNEFCEEFFDGLRLGPDTVVGEVNKGWDVASRLLYHERRAVGQGSEFASGRGPERTEMAAGDFLTLAHDAGTADDPLTQDQIGRVLARRMVRDKLIDYAGRGMRSGELPPAAASIIRLFHSDVTYLEVDTAMAVAGPLAVVDDEAHLLRAGRRYLSRQTVGLGGGSDEMARNVIAERVLGLPREYAADRGVPFNQVRHNRL; from the coding sequence ATGAACGACATCACCGTTGAGGCCTTCGCCGCATCGGCGCGCGACTGGCTGGCCGCCAACATGCCGCGCCTGGACCCGCAGCGCCCCCCGCGCAACGGTCGCGACGACGACGGCGCCTGGCAGCGCGCACGCGAACTGCAACGACGGCTGCATGACGGCGGCTTCGCCGGGATCTGCTTCCCCCGCGAGTACGGCGGACTCGGCCTGGACCTGAGCTACCAGAAGGCCTTCGACGCCGTGTCAGCCGGCTACGAGATGCCGCTGATCCTCAACGTCCCCACCTTCACCATCTGCTGTGCCACCCTGCTCGACACCGGCAGTGAGGAACAGAAGCGCCGCCACATCAGCGCCGCGCTGCGCGGCGACGAGGTACTGGTGCAGCTGCTCTCGGAGCCCAGCGGCGGATCCGATCTGGCCGGCCTGATCACCCGCGCCGAGCGCGACGGCGACGACTGGGTGGTCAGTGGGGCCAAGACCTGGAGCACCAGTGCGTTTGCCGCCGACTTCGGGCTGCTGCTGGCCCGCACCGATTCGACGGTGCCCAAGCACGACGGGCTGACCATGTTCCTGGTGCCGATCGACGCGCCCGGCGTCACGCTGCGCCGCATCGAGCAGGTCGACGGCTCCAACGAGTTCTGCGAAGAGTTCTTCGACGGGTTGCGGCTCGGGCCCGACACGGTGGTCGGCGAGGTCAACAAGGGCTGGGACGTCGCGTCGCGGCTGCTTTACCACGAGCGTCGGGCCGTAGGGCAGGGTTCGGAGTTCGCCAGTGGGCGTGGCCCCGAGCGCACCGAGATGGCCGCCGGCGACTTCTTGACCCTGGCGCACGACGCCGGAACCGCGGACGACCCGCTGACCCAGGACCAGATCGGCCGGGTGCTGGCCCGGCGCATGGTTCGCGACAAGCTCATCGACTACGCCGGGCGTGGCATGCGCAGCGGTGAACTTCCGCCGGCCGCGGCCTCGATCATCCGGCTGTTCCATTCCGATGTGACCTACCTGGAAGTCGACACCGCTATGGCGGTCGCGGGTCCGTTGGCTGTGGTGGACGACGAGGCGCACCTGCTCAGAGCGGGCCGGCGGTATCTGTCCCGGCAGACCGTGGGCCTAGGTGGTGGCAGCGACGAGATGGCGCGCAACGTCATCGCCGAACGCGTTCTGGGCCTGCCTCGCGAGTACGCCGCCGACCGCGGCGTGCCGTTCAATCAGGTCCGCCATAACCGGCTCTGA
- a CDS encoding acyl-CoA dehydrogenase family protein, producing the protein MTDVSTESELFVATARAFLDKTAALRDYRDLHARGGSYDAAWWRQAADLGWAGLLVPEEFGGGSVSGCGLRDLAAIATEIGRTVAPGPLYPVSVVLAGLLDADNRDAHAQSIAALISGEMVATWAADEPGRGFRPHQPGLTATSIAGGYRLNGVKDRVEAGDRADLVLIGARTDDGALRQFLVRTDSAGVRVTPQPGIDLVKQYARIEFSDTEIDPSAVVGTATQTGALIDRQTQVAIALVCAETAGILDAVMAMTVAWARDRYSFGRPLASYQAIKHRLADMTMWLHACRAITAGAVDKVAARDPDAAMWAGAAKSYLGEHAGRLIQECVQLHGGIGVTWEHDLHLYLRRATLYRNLLGTPAEHHQAIYAAASSTEPAA; encoded by the coding sequence ATGACCGATGTGTCAACGGAGAGCGAGCTTTTCGTCGCCACGGCGCGCGCATTCCTGGACAAGACGGCGGCGCTGCGCGATTACCGCGACCTGCATGCGCGGGGCGGCTCCTACGATGCGGCGTGGTGGCGGCAGGCCGCCGATCTAGGCTGGGCCGGCCTACTGGTGCCCGAGGAGTTCGGCGGCGGCAGTGTGTCGGGCTGCGGCCTGCGCGATCTGGCCGCGATCGCCACCGAGATCGGGCGCACTGTGGCGCCCGGGCCGCTGTACCCGGTGAGCGTGGTCCTGGCCGGTCTGCTCGACGCCGACAACCGGGACGCGCATGCGCAGAGCATCGCGGCGTTGATCTCGGGGGAGATGGTGGCGACCTGGGCAGCCGACGAACCCGGTCGGGGCTTTCGTCCGCACCAGCCGGGCCTGACCGCAACCAGCATCGCCGGCGGCTACCGGCTCAACGGGGTCAAGGATCGGGTGGAGGCCGGAGACCGGGCAGACCTGGTGCTGATCGGCGCGCGCACCGACGACGGCGCGTTGCGCCAGTTCCTGGTCCGCACCGACAGCGCCGGAGTGCGGGTGACACCGCAGCCCGGCATCGATCTGGTGAAGCAGTACGCGCGCATCGAATTCAGTGATACCGAAATCGACCCATCCGCGGTGGTCGGCACCGCGACACAGACCGGTGCGCTCATCGACCGCCAGACCCAGGTCGCGATCGCGCTGGTGTGCGCCGAAACGGCCGGGATCTTGGACGCCGTCATGGCCATGACAGTCGCGTGGGCCCGCGACCGCTACAGCTTCGGCCGGCCGCTGGCGTCCTACCAGGCGATCAAACACCGACTCGCCGACATGACCATGTGGCTGCACGCCTGCCGCGCGATCACCGCCGGCGCCGTGGACAAGGTGGCCGCGCGTGATCCCGACGCCGCCATGTGGGCCGGCGCGGCCAAGTCCTATCTCGGTGAACATGCCGGCCGGCTGATTCAGGAGTGCGTCCAACTGCACGGCGGGATCGGCGTCACCTGGGAACACGACCTGCACCTGTATCTGCGCCGGGCCACCCTGTACCGGAATCTGCTCGGCACGCCCGCCGAACACCACCAGGCCATCTACGCGGCCGCCAGCAGCACGGAGCCCGCCGCATGA
- a CDS encoding TauD/TfdA dioxygenase family protein — translation MSLLTINKLTSSVGAEVLGIDPRQLAAAEDQASLGAAVLEALEDNGVLVFRGLRIDPRAQVAFCGRLGSVDYSADGHHEVAGIYPVTLNRSKNSSASYLRATFDWHIDGCTPTGDEYPQKATVLSAVQVAERGGETEFASSYAAYDLLTDDEKRSYGALRVVHSLEASQRRVTPDPSPEELARWRARPTHEHPLVWTHRNGRRSLVLGASADYVVGMDLGEGRALLDELLQRATVADRVYRHRWSVGDTVIWDNRGVLHRAAPYDPDSPREMLRTTVLGDEPIR, via the coding sequence ATGAGTCTGCTCACCATCAACAAGCTGACATCCTCGGTCGGTGCCGAGGTCCTCGGCATTGACCCGCGGCAGCTAGCTGCCGCGGAGGATCAGGCGAGTCTGGGCGCCGCGGTGCTCGAGGCGTTGGAAGACAACGGCGTTCTGGTCTTCCGGGGCTTGCGCATCGACCCCCGTGCCCAGGTCGCGTTCTGCGGCCGGCTGGGCAGTGTCGACTACTCCGCCGACGGCCATCACGAGGTCGCGGGCATCTACCCCGTCACGCTGAACCGGTCCAAGAACTCCTCGGCCAGCTACCTGCGTGCCACCTTCGACTGGCACATCGACGGGTGCACGCCGACCGGCGACGAATACCCGCAGAAAGCCACCGTGCTCTCGGCGGTGCAGGTAGCCGAGCGCGGCGGCGAGACCGAATTCGCCAGCTCGTACGCCGCCTACGACCTACTCACCGACGACGAGAAGCGGAGCTATGGCGCACTGCGCGTCGTCCACTCACTGGAGGCTTCCCAGCGGCGGGTCACCCCCGACCCGTCGCCGGAAGAGCTGGCCCGGTGGCGGGCCCGGCCCACCCACGAACATCCACTGGTGTGGACGCACCGCAACGGTCGCCGATCACTGGTGCTCGGTGCCTCCGCCGACTATGTCGTCGGCATGGATCTGGGCGAGGGGCGCGCCCTGCTGGACGAACTGCTGCAGCGCGCCACCGTGGCCGATCGGGTCTATCGTCACCGCTGGTCGGTGGGTGACACCGTCATCTGGGACAACCGTGGCGTCCTGCATCGGGCCGCCCCCTATGACCCGGATTCTCCCCGGGAAATGCTGCGCACCACGGTGCTCGGTGACGAGCCCATCCGGTGA
- a CDS encoding SRPBCC family protein, with translation MTEQPSVRSGRTPEGSWTEHYPELGTGPISFADSTSPEFFELEREAVFKRAWLNIGRIEELPEHGSYATKEIEAAQASVLLVHTDRGIRAFHNVCPRCGTKLVWHEYPDRETAGQVEEITCKRCRRTHEFDGADTAALMPLHCDIWNGFIFVNLDTAPRQTLRDFLGPMLTGLDGYPFEKLTERYDWVAHNNSNWKIFADAFQEYYHVPALHSQQVPAQVRVPGAGFTCGHFQLDGPHRLVSTAGRRRWLLPPEYMYPIERATRSGLVGPWETPDIGELPAGLNPGGIEPWGISNFQIFPNTEILIYGGWYLLYRYWPTSHNTHRFEAHTYFHPARTVRERIEHEVASVVLKEFALQDAGMLGGTQAALEYGVIDDFPLGDQEILVRHLHKVVVDWVDDYRRAHAGVGAPR, from the coding sequence GTGACAGAACAACCTTCGGTGCGATCCGGCCGGACTCCCGAGGGCTCGTGGACCGAGCACTACCCGGAATTGGGCACCGGCCCGATCTCTTTCGCCGACTCCACATCGCCGGAGTTCTTCGAACTGGAGCGCGAGGCGGTGTTCAAACGTGCCTGGCTCAACATCGGGCGCATCGAGGAACTTCCCGAACACGGCAGTTATGCCACCAAAGAGATCGAAGCCGCCCAGGCGTCGGTGCTTCTCGTCCACACCGACCGGGGAATCCGCGCCTTCCACAACGTCTGCCCGCGCTGCGGAACCAAGCTCGTCTGGCATGAATATCCCGACCGCGAGACCGCCGGGCAGGTCGAGGAGATCACCTGCAAGCGATGCCGTCGCACGCACGAATTCGACGGGGCCGACACCGCAGCCCTGATGCCGCTGCACTGCGACATCTGGAACGGCTTCATCTTCGTCAACCTCGACACCGCGCCGCGTCAGACCCTGCGGGACTTCCTCGGGCCTATGCTCACCGGCCTCGACGGCTACCCGTTCGAGAAGCTGACCGAGCGCTACGACTGGGTGGCCCACAACAACAGCAACTGGAAGATCTTCGCTGACGCGTTCCAGGAGTACTACCACGTCCCGGCGCTGCATTCCCAGCAAGTGCCGGCCCAAGTTCGGGTACCCGGCGCCGGATTCACCTGCGGCCATTTCCAACTCGACGGGCCGCACCGATTGGTCTCCACCGCCGGCCGGCGGCGATGGCTGCTGCCCCCGGAGTACATGTACCCGATCGAGCGGGCCACCCGCAGCGGGCTGGTCGGTCCCTGGGAGACGCCCGACATCGGTGAACTGCCGGCCGGGCTGAACCCGGGTGGAATCGAACCGTGGGGGATCAGCAACTTCCAGATCTTCCCCAACACCGAGATCCTCATCTACGGCGGCTGGTACCTGCTCTACCGGTACTGGCCCACCTCGCACAACACCCACCGATTCGAGGCCCACACCTACTTCCATCCGGCCCGCACCGTGCGCGAGCGCATCGAGCACGAGGTGGCGTCGGTGGTGCTCAAAGAGTTCGCGCTGCAAGACGCCGGCATGCTCGGCGGCACCCAGGCCGCGCTGGAGTACGGCGTGATCGACGATTTCCCGCTGGGCGATCAGGAGATCCTGGTGCGGCACCTGCACAAGGTGGTCGTCGACTGGGTGGACGACTACCGGCGCGCGCACGCCGGCGTAGGAGCTCCGCGATGA